Within Sorghum bicolor cultivar BTx623 chromosome 2, Sorghum_bicolor_NCBIv3, whole genome shotgun sequence, the genomic segment actacgaactcgatggtgacgcaagacacggacaagctttttatccaggttcggccgccgagttggcgtaatacctacgtcctgcgtctggttgtattggattgtgttgagagataatctgtcctagggggtcccttgcccctccttatatagtctggagggcagggttacagatctagaaactaatcctagtcggttacaattgccatggataattcgatatcaattcctattctaaccgactagaattctgcttgatctccacatcttgtttccttgcgcaaaactccaagctgtcgaatcaagccttgaactcgtctcgtaatgggccaagcctcctggcccaaatctagccgtaagggtataggggtttatacccccacaccctTCCTCTTTGCCACTTGAAAGCCGAATACTGTCGTCGTAAAATCTTTGCCAATTGCCACTTCTGGCGCTGCCTGCTGCGGCTGCAGCGCAACGTCGGATGCGGCGTCGAACTTCTACGCCGGTGGAATGCGTcagcatctccagcaaaaagACAACGCGGCAACGCAATAGAGTCGACTAGCAAGCCAAGTCGAGAATGTCGACTAGCGAGCCAAGTCGGTCGAACCCTGGCTAGTACACTACCGTCTCACGTGTAAACGTGGCCGGATGGACGGCTTGATCCATTCCAAAAGGCCAAAATCACGAGCGCCGCACGCCCGTACGCCACGGCATCGCGGCCGCGGGAGGCCAGCAGCAGCCTGCTCCTGCTCGTGCCGGCGACCCAGACGGGCAGGGGCAGACCCAAGCGCCGAACGCGAACAGAAACCGCCGCAGACCAAACACGAAACTCTCGCCGAACTGATAAAAGCCCAACCCAGGCCTCCCGTCTCCCGGTCTGCCCCGTCCGCCTCTCCCTCTCTGTCTCTCTCCCCCACTCGCCCTTCCCCCCCTCCCCACCTCTCTCCTCTCCTGTGGGCGCTCGCTCTCCCCCGCCCCCAAATCGCCGCGCCGCGCCTCGCCTCACAGCACCGGTTGCGTGGGAGGAgggaggaaggaaggaaggaggggaggggaggggaggggaggcggCCGTCGGGCGAGATGAGCGACTCCTTCTGCCCCGACTGCAAGAAGCAGACGGAGGTGGCGTTCGACCACTCGGCGGGGGACACGGTGTGCACCGAGTGCGGCCTCGTCCTCGAGGCGCACTCCGTCGACGAGACCTCCGAGTGGCGCACCTTCGCCAACGAGTCCAACGACAACGACCCCGTCCGTGTCGGCGGCCCCACCAACCCGCTCCTCACCGATGGCGGCCTCTCCACCGTCATCGCCAAGCCCAACGGCGCGCAGGGCGAGTTCCTCTCCTCCTCCCTCGGCAGGTGGCAGAACCGCGGCTCCAACCCCGACCGATCCCTCATCCTCGCCTTCCGCACCATCGCCAACATGGCTGACAGGTCCGCCTCTCCTCTCCTTTCCTCCCTTTCGTCCGTTACAGGTTCGATCCGATTCGATCAAAGTATGTGGCGGTGCTAGTAGTTTGCGCTGATTTCTAGGATATATATGCCGTGTGCCTGTTCGTCTGTGCGTGTGCCACGCTGCCTGATTTTAGGTCTGAGGCGATGGATTTAGATGAGGAATGCGATGTGGGGTTTCAGGATTGGTATGACTCTGGGTGTCTAGATTTGGAACGTCTGATTGATATATTTGCGTCTAGGGCTTTGCATATTCATGCTGGGTTTGGTGCTGGATGATTGTCCCTTGGATCTACTGAAATTCCGTTCGTCATAAGATGGGAATCGATCTAATATCATTATTTTCATCAGGAACTTCTAAGGTTAGGTTTTTATTTGGGACACAATAGGTTCTGCTAGAGTAGCTGTGCTGCTTGCACCTATGCATCATTATGTTTTGCAATTAAGCATTGACAAGTTGATCGTGATGGCATGTAGTAGTACCTATATGGCTATACCTTAGGCATGTGATCTGTTAGCAAAGGATGATTATAGATTGCAGCATTTGTTTATTATACATAATACAGTAGAAAGATATAAGCCACATATTTCTATTATGGGCGAATAGATGCACAATACTCATAGCCATGTTGATAGCTAATTTGGTTTTAGCTGTGTCTACCTTAATTTTGTAACATCTGTCAACAGTATGCTGACACAAACTATGTCTTCTGCAGGCTAGGTCTTGTGGCTACTATCAAGGTAAGGAATCTGATGGCTGCTGTCCATTATGTTAAGTTGACTGCcaacattttttttatatagcTACATGGCTATACTTGCTTGTTAGTGCTAGCTGTGACTGTGAGCCTGTGATCTACCATTTTTAGGTGCTGATAGGGTGTGTCCTAATAATTGGCCTATTGTAAAATACTGAAACCTGTTATGATTTCTGTTTTGTATGCTCCCTTAATAGGAATATTTGTAGTTCATCAGATTACATGTTGATATTTCACAAAAAATTTAAGTGAGTGTACATGCTAAGGCTCGATTTGGATTGGAGGAATTCCAAAGGGGAATTTGTATGAATCACAAAACAGAGGAAACCACACGTGGAATACTGGAAGAGCCAATTCCTTTCCATTGGAATACTGTAGGTAGATGCTCATTTGACAGCACTGTTCACCTAAATGGCAGTTCGCCTGTTTGCACCATTTTTGAACAATACACGGTGGTATGCTGTTTCCGTTTAGTCAGTCATTTATCCCGTTTAGGTGGCTGTTTAGCCCAAATAATGGCTAAACAGCAAGTGACCGACTGTTTATAATTTACGATAACACTACTTCAAAGGAAAGGAAACCAAACATCCACTCCAATCCCCGGTTTTCTTTTCCTTTGCGGATGTCTGAGAGTGCGTACGAAGAGAGGAGAAAAGATGAAGTGCGCCACAAGAAACTGTCTGTCCCATCCTGATCTTGTCTCTTCCACTGCTGCCGCCATTCTAGGAACCACTGGAAGCACGTAAAATGGGGAGTCAGTTGGGGAGTGGAGAGCTGAAAGCCGGGTCCGTGATTAGATTGGGGAAAGTGCATATTATGACTTTTTACTCTGTAGTGAATAGATAAGGACGAttgaaagaaaaatatttaatgaAATGGGTAAGGTGTTGCCTTTTACGTTAGTTTCGCATGTCATTTAGACTgatttaataatatatatatatatatttacaaCTTTCTTTAAACAATAAGTCAATAATACTCCAATTCTTGTATCCTGGTTCCTGCGTTCCAAACACCTGCGAAAGGGCCTGTGGTCCAGTGGTAGGCTGTCTAGTGGGACGCTGtcacacctttttttttttctgaaagcaGGGTACACGCACCCGACACGCACCCGTGCGTGTTAAGTGGTGCTGTGTGTTTCCCGCGCTTTGGAGGCCAGAGAGCCTCCCATTCTCTTTCTTTGCGTGTGTacggacacacacacacacacaggggtgtgtgtgtgtgtgtgtggtgggAGTGTGGGTTGTGTGTGCCCAAGTTGTACCAAATCAAAAAAAACTTTCCTATTTTTTCCATTCCTCTATTTTGCATCCTCATAACTTTCCTATTCGTACATTTTCTACAGTTCCTGCGTTCCTCATTCCTACGGTCCAAACACATGCTAAGAGTAGGGATCTATGTTCTGTATgcctttcttctctttttgaAGATAGATTGCATGTTTAACACTTTCCTGAATACCCATTGTGTGATTGAACATATTTCTGCTTTATTTGTTCGATAGAACAATAACTTATAACTTAATTCAGGTAAATTACTGCTATGTAGTAATTATTTGTTTTGGTCTTTACTCTTCAAGGACCGAGCAAATGAAATCTACAAGAAAGTTGAAGATCTCAAGTCTATCAGGGGAAGAAATCAAGATGCCATATTAGCTGCATGTCTATATATTGCTTGTAGACAAGAAGATCGGCCTAGAACTGTGAAAGGTACATATTGTTCATAGAAATTCTGACTTCCTAGACACTAGAATTCATAACCACGCAACACTCAGTTCGTCTATTTTTCTTGTTTTGTGTTGGGCTGTTGCAGAAATATGTTCAGTTGCTAATGGGGCCACAAAGAAAGAAATTGGCAGAGCAAAAGAATTTATAGTGAAACAACTGGAAGTTGAGATGGGGCAATCTATGGAGATGGGAACAATTCATGCTGGAGATTTTCTGGTATGTTTGTCGGAGTTGGTAATTTCCTTAATTCTTATGTTAGTAGCTTATAAACTGATAAAAAATGCAGAGGCGTTTCTGCTCAACTCTTGGGATGAACAATCAAGCTGTTAAGGCAGCCCAGGAGGCAGTTCAGCGCTCAGAGGAGCTTGATATAAGGTTTGGAATTACAAACTCTGTACATGCTAGCAATTGCCCATTTCCATTTGATTGGAGTTAGGACCTGCTGTGGCATGAAAATTTCTGTTTAGCTTCAAGATTGTTGCTTGTTTGTTTGATCTGCCAGTGGCTTTTGAATCACTGACTCTTAAATTCAAGCTTTGACCAATTTTAGGCAAATGACCTAATGGTTGCATGATCAGAGGAACAGCTCATAATCAATTGCAGTCATGTTTAGCTTATGTGCCAGGTCACAACCACACCACAAAAATCTATTTCAAGCCATGATTTGACTTACTGTTTCATTTGTATCATGTACGATGGAGTTTTGACACCTAGATATGAACATATCTACTTGGTTGAATCTGTAGTTTCACATTTATGACAGAAAAAAGATATGTTGACACTTTCATCCTTATGTGCAGGAGGAGCCCAATCTCAATTGCAGCAGCTGTCATTTATATGATAACCCAACTCTCAGAGGACAAGAAGCCACT encodes:
- the LOC8063057 gene encoding transcription initiation factor IIB, producing MSDSFCPDCKKQTEVAFDHSAGDTVCTECGLVLEAHSVDETSEWRTFANESNDNDPVRVGGPTNPLLTDGGLSTVIAKPNGAQGEFLSSSLGRWQNRGSNPDRSLILAFRTIANMADRLGLVATIKDRANEIYKKVEDLKSIRGRNQDAILAACLYIACRQEDRPRTVKEICSVANGATKKEIGRAKEFIVKQLEVEMGQSMEMGTIHAGDFLRRFCSTLGMNNQAVKAAQEAVQRSEELDIRRSPISIAAAVIYMITQLSEDKKPLKDISLATGVAEGTIRNSYKDLYPYAARLIPNTYAKEEDLKNLCTP